One region of Oryza sativa Japonica Group chromosome 5, ASM3414082v1 genomic DNA includes:
- the LOC4337726 gene encoding peroxidase 2 — protein sequence MVMVKLNAAVAAAAVVLSLLVVVAVHPAAADAGGDWYGKKSIEETVRKEVEKAIKHNPGVGAALVRLVFHDCWVNGCDGSVLLDKTPYSSSTEKAAANNIGLDGFDVIDAIKSKLGAAVSCADIVVLAGRDASAILSGGRITYDVGTGRKDGVVSSAAAADAVLPESTFDFAQLKDNFASKGLTQGELVILSGAHSIGVAHLSSFHDRLAAATATPIDATYASALAADVERQKGVQRTDNPAEKNNIRDMGAAFQSAAGYDAAGVDTAAVGALDNSYYHNNLQNRVLFKSDWVLRTDGDAAADLAEYRDNATKWDVDFAAAMAKLSKLPAEGTHFEIRKTCRCTNQNYY from the exons ATGGTGATGGTGAAGCTTaacgcggcggtggccgccgccgccgttgtgctGTCTCTGTTGGTGGTGGTCGCCGTGCatccggcggcggccgacgccggcggcgattGGTACGGCAAGAAGAGCATCGAGGAGACGGTGAggaaggaggtggagaaggcCATCAAGCACAATCCCGGCGTGGGTGCCGCCCTTGTCCGTTTGGTGTTCCATGACTGCTGGGTCAAC GGTTGTGATGGATCGGTGCTCTTGGACAAGACGCCGTACAGCAGCAGcacggagaaggcggcggcgaacaaCATCGGCCTGGACGGCTTCGACGTCATCGACGCCATCAAATCCAAGCtgggcgccgccgtctcctgcgccgacatcgTGGTGCTCGCCGGCCGCGACGCCTCCGCCATCCTCAGCGGCGGCAGGATCACCTACGACGTCGGCACGGGCCGCAAGGAcggcgtcgtctcctccgccgccgccgccgacgccgtcctcccgGAGTCCACCTTCGACTTCGCCCAGCTCAAGGACAACTTCGCCAGCAAGGGGCTCACCCAGGGGGAGCTCGTCATCCTCTCCGGCGCCCACTCCATCGGCGTCgcccacctctcctccttccacgaccgcctcgccgccgccaccgccacgcccaTAGACGCCACGTACGCGtcggcgctcgccgccgacgtcgaacGGCAGAAGGGTGTCCAGCGCACGGACAACCCGGCGGAGAAGAACAACATCCGCGACATGGGCGCGGCGTTCCAGAGCGCCGCCGGGTacgacgccgccggcgtggacacggcggcggtgggggcgctGGACAACAGCTACTACCACAACAACCTGCAGAACCGGGTGCTGTTCAAGTCGGACTGGGTGCTGCGcaccgacggcgacgccgccgccgacctcgccgagTACAGGGACAACGCCACCAAGTGGGACGtggacttcgccgccgccatggccaagcTCAGCAAGCTCCCCGCCGAGGGCACCCACTTCGAGATCAGGAAGACTTGCAGATGCACCAACCagaactactactag